The Candidatus Kaelpia imicola genome contains a region encoding:
- a CDS encoding glycosyltransferase family 2 protein, translating to MKPLVIIPAHNEERLLGGVLEDILRPNLFDVLVIDDGSIDDTYQLAGSYPVAVLKNEINMGKGAALKRGFDYAKSRGYRDIIAADADGQHRVEDLIVIYNVSLNSSADIIIGNRMWHPQNMPWIRKATNTLISKALSCIAKVYIPDTQCGLKLLREHTLSDLSISSNKFEVESEILLKAINRGYRIESVNISSVYIEGRRSHIRPFRDTIRFLRYFFKVLCSR from the coding sequence ATGAAGCCGTTAGTAATTATTCCTGCACATAACGAAGAGAGATTATTGGGCGGGGTTTTAGAGGATATATTAAGACCCAACCTTTTCGACGTTCTTGTTATCGACGACGGTTCTATAGATGATACTTATCAGCTGGCGGGCTCTTATCCGGTTGCAGTGTTAAAAAATGAGATCAATATGGGTAAGGGTGCTGCGTTAAAGAGGGGTTTTGACTATGCAAAGAGCAGGGGCTACAGAGATATTATCGCAGCCGATGCTGATGGACAGCATAGAGTAGAAGACCTAATTGTTATATATAACGTATCTTTAAACTCAAGTGCTGATATAATCATAGGAAATAGAATGTGGCATCCGCAGAATATGCCCTGGATAAGAAAGGCGACAAATACCCTGATCTCTAAAGCGCTCTCTTGCATTGCTAAGGTATATATTCCGGATACACAGTGTGGTTTGAAATTATTAAGAGAGCATACGCTTTCAGATTTAAGCATATCCAGCAATAAGTTTGAAGTTGAATCAGAGATACTGCTTAAGGCTATAAATAGGGGATATAGAATAGAGTCTGTCAATATCTCATCAGTTTACATTGAAGGCAGGAGGAGCCATATCAGGCCTTTTCGAGATACGATACGTTTCTTGAGGTATTTTTTCAAAGTTCTCTGCAGTAGATGA
- a CDS encoding protein-L-isoaspartate(D-aspartate) O-methyltransferase produces MNSFKSQLLKMVESQIQTRGIKDNRLLAVMKEVERASFVPKSVKGSAYTDSPLSIGDGQTISQPFIVALMTEALSLTGEDRVLEIGTGSGYQTAILSLLSKEVYTVERISSLIEKAEFRLKNSGYHNISYKLDDGSLGWEEYAPYDKIMVAAASPGIPEPLIRQLNPGGKIVIPLGDKDYQKLTLGIKEDQGIKEKVLCGCFFVPLIGEHGF; encoded by the coding sequence ATGAATAGTTTTAAATCTCAGCTATTAAAAATGGTAGAATCTCAGATCCAAACCCGCGGCATAAAAGATAATAGATTGCTCGCGGTTATGAAAGAGGTAGAGAGAGCCTCTTTTGTTCCGAAGAGTGTTAAGGGCAGCGCCTATACAGATAGCCCTCTGTCTATCGGAGATGGTCAGACAATATCTCAGCCTTTTATAGTTGCGCTTATGACAGAAGCACTATCTTTAACAGGAGAAGATAGGGTTTTGGAGATTGGGACAGGGAGTGGATATCAGACTGCAATACTTTCATTGTTATCGAAAGAGGTCTACACCGTCGAGAGAATATCTTCACTTATTGAAAAAGCAGAGTTCCGTTTGAAAAATTCTGGTTACCATAATATATCTTATAAACTGGACGATGGCAGTCTGGGCTGGGAAGAGTATGCTCCTTACGATAAGATAATGGTAGCTGCAGCTTCTCCGGGGATACCGGAACCATTAATCCGGCAATTAAATCCCGGGGGAAAAATTGTTATTCCTTTAGGCGATAAAGATTATCAGAAGTTAACTTTGGGGATAAAAGAAGATCAGGGTATCAAAGAAAAGGTGCTTTGCGGTTGTTTCTTTGTGCCGTTAATAGGCGAACATGGTTTTTAA